A single genomic interval of Terriglobia bacterium harbors:
- the pilB gene encoding type IV-A pilus assembly ATPase PilB, with amino-acid sequence MAVKLGEMLLKAGLITQDRLQEALEAQKKNGGKLGYNLVKLGYVKEDEITQLLSEQYGVPSINLRHFEIDESVINLIPSEVAQKYLVLPVNRTGATLTIAMADPTNVFAMDDIRFMTGYTVEPVVASEIAIREAIEKYYGSTHALELKKVMDEMAEAEAEALELLEDEEEIDVHQLEAATEEAPVVRLVNIILTDSIKKSASDIHIEPYEKDFRVRFRIDGVLYEIMHPPLKLKDAITSRLKIMAKLDISEKRLPQDGRIKIKMKLQGKTKEMDYRVSVLPTLFGEKIVLRLLDKDNLVLDMTRLGFEPESLLKFERSILKPYGMVLVTGPTGSGKTNTLYSSIARVNTPETNIITAEDPVEFNLHGINQVQMKEQIGLNFATALRSFLRQDPNIILVGEVRDFETAEIAVKAALTGHLVLSTLHTNDAPSTINRLMNMGIEPFLVATSVNLICAQRLVRKICKECKDEIHMPTQALVDVGFSLEEAPRLKLFKGKGCANCNNTGYRGRLGLFEVMEITDEIRELILSGASAMELKRKAIDEGMLSLRASGLQKLREGQTTVEEVVRETVL; translated from the coding sequence ATGGCGGTCAAACTGGGAGAAATGCTCCTCAAGGCCGGTCTCATCACCCAGGACCGACTTCAGGAGGCGCTCGAGGCCCAAAAGAAAAACGGGGGGAAGCTCGGCTACAACCTCGTCAAACTGGGATACGTCAAGGAAGACGAGATCACGCAGCTGCTCTCCGAACAGTACGGCGTCCCTTCGATCAACCTCCGCCACTTCGAGATCGACGAGTCGGTGATCAACCTGATCCCTTCCGAGGTGGCGCAGAAGTACCTCGTCCTGCCCGTCAATCGAACGGGGGCGACGCTGACCATCGCCATGGCGGACCCCACGAACGTCTTCGCCATGGACGACATCCGATTCATGACCGGCTACACGGTCGAGCCGGTGGTGGCCAGCGAAATCGCGATCCGCGAGGCGATCGAGAAGTACTACGGATCGACCCACGCCCTCGAGCTCAAGAAGGTCATGGACGAGATGGCCGAGGCGGAGGCCGAGGCACTCGAGCTTCTGGAGGACGAGGAGGAGATCGACGTCCACCAGCTCGAGGCCGCGACCGAGGAGGCGCCGGTCGTCCGCCTCGTGAACATCATCCTGACGGACTCGATCAAGAAGAGCGCCTCCGACATCCACATCGAGCCGTACGAGAAGGACTTCAGGGTGAGGTTCCGGATCGACGGCGTCCTGTACGAGATCATGCACCCGCCGCTCAAGCTCAAGGACGCCATCACCAGCCGCCTCAAGATCATGGCCAAGCTGGACATCTCCGAGAAGCGGCTCCCCCAGGACGGGCGCATCAAGATCAAGATGAAGCTCCAGGGGAAGACGAAGGAGATGGACTACCGAGTCTCGGTGCTCCCCACGCTGTTCGGGGAGAAGATCGTGCTCCGGCTCCTCGACAAGGACAATCTGGTGCTGGACATGACCCGGCTCGGTTTCGAGCCGGAGTCGCTCTTGAAGTTCGAGCGGTCGATCCTGAAGCCGTACGGCATGGTCCTGGTGACCGGTCCCACGGGCTCCGGCAAGACCAACACCCTCTACTCCTCCATCGCGAGGGTGAACACGCCGGAGACGAACATCATCACGGCGGAAGACCCGGTGGAGTTCAATCTGCACGGGATCAACCAGGTGCAGATGAAGGAGCAGATCGGCCTGAACTTCGCTACCGCGCTGCGGTCGTTCCTTCGCCAGGACCCGAACATCATCCTGGTGGGCGAGGTCCGCGACTTCGAGACCGCGGAAATCGCGGTCAAGGCGGCGCTCACCGGGCACCTGGTCCTGTCCACCCTCCATACCAACGACGCACCCTCGACCATCAACCGGCTGATGAACATGGGGATCGAGCCTTTCCTCGTGGCGACCTCGGTCAACCTGATCTGCGCCCAGCGCTTGGTGCGAAAGATCTGCAAGGAATGCAAGGACGAGATCCACATGCCCACCCAGGCCCTGGTGGACGTGGGGTTCTCGCTCGAAGAGGCGCCGCGCCTCAAGCTGTTCAAGGGAAAGGGCTGCGCCAACTGCAACAACACCGGTTATCGGGGTCGCCTCGGCCTCTTCGAGGTCATGGAGATCACCGACGAGATCCGCGAGCTGATCCTTTCGGGCGCCTCGGCCATGGAGCTGAAGCGCAAGGCGATCGACGAGGGAATGCTCTCCCTACGCGCCTCCGGCCTGCAGAAGCTCCGCGAGGGCCAGACCACCGTCGAGGAAGTCGTCCGGGA
- a CDS encoding acetyl-CoA carboxylase biotin carboxylase subunit (an AccC homodimer forms the biotin carboxylase subunit of the acetyl CoA carboxylase, an enzyme that catalyzes the formation of malonyl-CoA, which in turn controls the rate of fatty acid metabolism), with amino-acid sequence VLIKASAGGGGRGMRIVPTPAEMGRMLDAARSEAGAAFGVPDVYLEKYLPDPRHVEFQVLGDTHGNLLHLFERECSIQRRHQKLLEESPSTALDAPLRVRMAATALEAARAASYVNAGTVEFLLDDRGDYYFIEMNTRIQVEHAVTEMVTGIDLIKEQIRIAAGEPISFMQEEVAVSGHAIECRINAEDPDTFTPSPGKIRSLHLPGGPGIRVDTACYAEAVVPPHYDSMIAKVIAHGNTRGEAILRMRRALESFVVEGIKTNVKMHQRILTDEDFVRGRVSTRFMERFAPAKKSPAA; translated from the coding sequence GTGCTGATCAAAGCCTCCGCGGGTGGCGGCGGCAGGGGAATGCGGATCGTCCCGACGCCCGCCGAGATGGGGCGCATGCTCGATGCTGCGCGCTCGGAGGCCGGGGCCGCTTTCGGCGTCCCCGACGTCTACCTCGAGAAGTACCTGCCGGACCCGAGGCACGTGGAATTCCAGGTCCTGGGCGACACGCACGGGAACCTACTGCACCTGTTCGAGAGAGAGTGCTCGATCCAGCGCCGGCACCAGAAGCTGCTGGAGGAGTCCCCCTCGACGGCGCTCGACGCGCCGCTCCGAGTCCGGATGGCCGCTACCGCGCTCGAGGCGGCCCGGGCGGCGAGCTACGTGAACGCAGGGACGGTCGAGTTCCTGCTCGACGACCGGGGGGACTACTACTTCATCGAGATGAACACGCGCATCCAGGTCGAGCACGCCGTCACCGAAATGGTGACGGGGATCGACTTGATCAAAGAGCAGATCCGGATCGCCGCGGGTGAGCCGATCTCGTTCATGCAGGAAGAGGTCGCGGTGTCCGGTCACGCGATCGAGTGCCGCATCAACGCCGAGGATCCGGACACCTTCACGCCGAGTCCGGGGAAGATCCGGTCGCTCCACCTCCCGGGAGGGCCGGGAATCCGCGTGGACACCGCGTGCTACGCCGAGGCGGTGGTTCCGCCGCACTACGACTCGATGATCGCGAAGGTGATCGCACACGGGAACACGAGGGGAGAAGCGATTCTCAGGATGCGACGAGCGCTGGAATCGTTCGTCGTCGAGGGAATCAAGACCAACGTCAAGATGCACCAGCGGATCCTCACCGACGAGGATTTCGTTCGCGGCCGGGTGTCCACCCGATTCATGGAGCGCTTCGCCCCCGCGAAGAAGAGCCCCGCTGCCTGA